The Candidatus Saccharimonadales bacterium genome has a segment encoding these proteins:
- a CDS encoding 30S ribosomal protein S2 — MAVTIDVKELLATGAHFGHKTSRWSPKMAPYIHSKR, encoded by the coding sequence ATGGCAGTAACTATTGATGTTAAGGAGCTCCTTGCTACTGGAGCTCACTTTGGCCACAAAACCAGCAGATGGTCACCAAAAATGGCCCCGTATATTCACAGCAAGCG